A region of Saccharococcus thermophilus DNA encodes the following proteins:
- a CDS encoding CamS family sex pheromone protein, whose translation MKKQFIIWVAMLLLLSACAPKFGQEEVVQNKNNKEQKAVIPKYNISDSYYRVVLPFKVSGARGETVEDLNTRLDVDEFETGLMRIAQERFSPDDYLFQEGQYLDKDTVKRWLQRKLTPEQLKENKMKPSENVGLNPPISDKGTNEEKNKKSPIYLASILEHDYLTKVSDNKVKLGGVVIGLALNSVHYYSTEQGYPREVDIKDNVIEREGKRIAAEVLSRLRHMKGLKEVPITIALYKQAPKSSVVPGHFFAVTNVDAGSSTIDDWKAIHEEYYLFPSDEAENNHRDDSLKFNDFKSDIEAFFPNYTGVVGKGLYINDQLQQLTINITLPFYGKAEVIGFTQYVTGLVMEKFPDYINVNVYISSTGGPESIIVRQAKADQPFVHIYQ comes from the coding sequence ATGAAAAAACAGTTCATAATATGGGTGGCTATGCTTTTGCTTCTTTCTGCCTGCGCGCCAAAATTCGGCCAAGAAGAAGTAGTGCAGAACAAAAATAATAAAGAGCAAAAAGCTGTCATTCCAAAGTATAATATATCCGATTCTTATTATCGCGTCGTGCTGCCGTTTAAAGTATCGGGAGCGCGCGGCGAAACGGTGGAAGATTTAAATACTCGTTTAGATGTCGATGAATTTGAAACCGGACTGATGCGCATCGCGCAAGAACGCTTTTCTCCGGACGATTACTTATTTCAAGAAGGACAATATTTAGATAAAGATACGGTGAAGCGGTGGCTGCAAAGAAAGCTCACGCCCGAACAGCTGAAAGAGAACAAGATGAAGCCATCAGAAAACGTTGGCTTAAACCCGCCGATTAGCGACAAAGGAACGAATGAAGAGAAAAACAAAAAAAGCCCGATTTATTTGGCGAGCATTTTAGAACATGATTATTTAACGAAAGTAAGCGATAATAAAGTGAAGCTAGGGGGAGTTGTCATCGGGCTGGCGTTGAACTCGGTTCATTACTATTCAACGGAACAAGGCTACCCACGGGAAGTAGATATCAAAGACAATGTCATCGAACGGGAAGGAAAACGCATTGCTGCGGAAGTGCTCTCCCGTCTTCGCCATATGAAAGGGCTGAAGGAAGTTCCAATTACGATTGCTTTATATAAACAGGCACCAAAATCTTCAGTCGTTCCAGGTCACTTTTTTGCCGTAACCAATGTCGATGCGGGAAGCAGCACGATCGATGATTGGAAAGCCATCCATGAGGAATATTATTTATTTCCGTCAGATGAAGCCGAAAACAATCACCGCGATGACTCGTTAAAATTTAACGACTTTAAATCGGATATTGAAGCATTTTTCCCGAATTATACTGGTGTCGTTGGAAAAGGGCTATACATCAATGATCAGCTGCAGCAATTAACGATCAACATTACGTTGCCTTTTTATGGGAAGGCGGAAGTGATCGGATTTACACAATATGTCACCGGGCTAGTGATGGAAAAGTTTCCAGATTATATTAATGTAAATGTTTATATTTCGTCCACAGGCGGTCCGGAAAGTATTATCGTCCGCCAAGCGAAGGCGGATCAGCCGTTTGTTCATATTTATCAATAG
- a CDS encoding heptaprenylglyceryl phosphate synthase, whose amino-acid sequence MYDIREWRHVFKLDPNKEISDEHLERVCESGTDAIIVGGTDGVTLENVLELLGRIRRFSVPCVLEISNLESITPGFDFYFIPMVLNSRETKWIIDLHHDAVKQFGDVMNWDEIRMEGYCILHKHCKAATLTAANTELGEEDVVAYALIAEHMYRLPIFYLEYSGAYGDPQLVRRVKQVLTKTQLFYGGGIKTAKQAKEMAQYADTVVVGNIVYEDIDQALATVKAVKQ is encoded by the coding sequence ATGTATGATATTCGCGAGTGGCGCCATGTATTTAAGCTAGACCCGAACAAAGAAATTAGCGATGAACATCTCGAACGCGTTTGTGAATCAGGGACCGACGCCATTATTGTCGGCGGAACGGATGGCGTTACATTAGAAAATGTATTAGAGCTGTTAGGGCGCATCCGCCGCTTTTCCGTTCCATGTGTTTTGGAAATCTCCAATCTAGAGTCTATCACCCCTGGTTTTGATTTTTATTTTATCCCAATGGTACTGAACAGCCGCGAAACAAAATGGATCATCGATCTGCATCATGACGCGGTGAAACAGTTTGGCGACGTCATGAATTGGGATGAAATAAGGATGGAAGGGTATTGCATTTTACATAAACATTGTAAAGCGGCTACGCTTACCGCGGCGAACACGGAGCTTGGGGAAGAAGATGTGGTCGCGTATGCGCTTATAGCTGAGCATATGTACCGCCTGCCGATTTTTTATTTGGAATATAGCGGTGCTTACGGAGATCCTCAGCTTGTGCGGCGCGTCAAACAAGTATTAACGAAAACACAGCTGTTTTACGGCGGCGGGATTAAAACGGCAAAACAAGCGAAAGAAATGGCGCAATACGCTGATACGGTCGTCGTGGGCAACATCGTTTACGAAGACATTGACCAGGCGCTGGCCACGGTCAAAGCGGTGAAGCAGTAA
- a CDS encoding IS1634 family transposase yields the protein MNVQVKKVYRNSYLNIISALFKKLGLPQLIDHLVPVDPQCQTRVSDAVQAILYNVFDGRQALVHLEHWAQEVDCEKLIRPDLHPSWLNDDALARHLDRLYEAGIHNVISTCLIHIYRKEGLSLRAFHADTTDKTVYGAYESASLEALQITHGYNRHHRWQKQIGFGLVGNEDGIPFYGDVHDGNLPDKTWNPEVLSRVHEQLKQAKIEDEWIYVADSAAMTKETLAQTKAANAFLITRGPSSLRIVKTALAEADAEDTTWSDPFTLAERNGATYRVWETASTYEGHPVRLIVVESSALDQRKGKTLEKERTKEAELLREEQARWERHPFSCREDAEQALASLKASLRPRFHRVEAAVEEIVRLKKRRGRPKKGAEPEVETLYFLHLDVEFDQDAWEQARRKASRFVLVTTVPKEWKGQPMDAQEILKLYKGQISVEMNFAFLKDPFFTDEIYVKKPERVAVLGYLFLLALAIYRVFQRRVRQFITPEHPLKGPGGRKLTRPTGQAIFQLFQYVNVVLFKLPDGRIQRSLDRSLTPDQRRILQGLGMDESIYV from the coding sequence ATGAACGTTCAAGTCAAAAAGGTCTATCGCAATTCTTATTTGAATATAATAAGTGCCCTATTCAAGAAACTGGGTCTGCCTCAATTGATTGACCATCTCGTGCCCGTCGATCCGCAGTGCCAAACGCGAGTCAGCGATGCCGTTCAGGCCATCCTCTACAATGTGTTTGACGGCCGGCAAGCCCTTGTTCACTTGGAACATTGGGCTCAGGAGGTCGATTGTGAGAAACTCATCCGTCCCGATCTCCATCCTTCCTGGTTGAACGACGATGCGTTGGCCCGTCATCTCGATCGCCTGTATGAGGCTGGCATTCACAACGTCATCAGCACTTGCTTGATTCATATTTATCGAAAAGAAGGCCTTTCCCTCCGAGCCTTCCACGCCGATACGACGGACAAGACCGTTTACGGCGCGTATGAATCGGCCTCGTTAGAGGCCTTACAAATCACACATGGCTACAACCGCCATCATCGTTGGCAAAAACAGATCGGTTTCGGACTGGTCGGCAACGAGGACGGCATCCCGTTTTACGGCGATGTGCACGATGGCAACCTGCCCGATAAAACATGGAATCCCGAGGTGCTGTCTCGTGTCCATGAACAGCTGAAGCAGGCCAAAATCGAAGACGAATGGATTTACGTGGCCGATTCCGCCGCGATGACGAAAGAGACCCTGGCGCAAACCAAAGCGGCCAACGCCTTTTTGATCACCAGAGGCCCTTCGTCGCTCCGGATCGTGAAAACCGCGCTGGCCGAAGCGGATGCTGAGGACACGACGTGGAGCGATCCCTTTACGTTGGCGGAGAGAAACGGCGCCACGTACCGGGTATGGGAAACGGCCTCGACGTATGAAGGCCACCCCGTTCGGCTGATCGTTGTTGAATCGAGCGCGCTCGACCAGCGAAAAGGAAAGACGCTTGAAAAAGAACGAACCAAAGAAGCGGAGCTTCTTCGCGAGGAACAAGCCCGTTGGGAGCGTCACCCCTTCTCCTGCCGGGAAGATGCCGAACAAGCCTTGGCGTCCCTCAAGGCGTCCCTTCGCCCCCGGTTTCATCGGGTTGAGGCCGCGGTCGAAGAGATCGTACGCCTGAAAAAACGGCGCGGACGGCCGAAAAAAGGGGCGGAACCCGAGGTGGAGACGCTGTATTTCTTGCACCTTGACGTCGAATTCGACCAAGACGCGTGGGAACAGGCGAGACGGAAAGCGTCCCGGTTTGTCCTTGTCACGACCGTTCCGAAGGAATGGAAGGGCCAACCCATGGATGCCCAAGAGATCTTGAAGCTGTATAAAGGGCAGATCTCGGTGGAAATGAACTTCGCTTTTTTGAAAGATCCGTTTTTCACGGATGAGATTTACGTCAAAAAACCAGAACGGGTCGCAGTATTAGGCTATTTGTTTCTGTTGGCCTTGGCTATTTACCGCGTTTTTCAGCGCCGAGTGCGTCAGTTTATTACTCCAGAACACCCGTTGAAGGGTCCTGGAGGCCGCAAGCTGACCCGGCCGACGGGACAGGCGATTTTTCAGCTGTTTCAATATGTGAACGTCGTCCTGTTCAAGCTGCCGGATGGGCGCATCCAACGCTCACTGGATCGCTCCCTTACCCCTGATCAGCGAAGGATTCTGCAGGGATTGGGCATGGATGAGAGCATCTACGTGTAA
- the pruA gene encoding L-glutamate gamma-semialdehyde dehydrogenase yields MVQPYKHEPLTDFTVEANRKAFEEALKKVEAELGQDYPLIIGGERVTTDEKIVSINPANKTEVIGRVSKANKELAEKAMKVADEAFKWWSKTKPEARADILFRAAAIVRRRKHEFSALLVKEAGKPWKEADADTAEAIDFMEYYARQMLKLKDGIPVESRPGETNRFFYIPLGVGVVISPWNFPFAIMAGTTVAALVTGNTVLLKPASATPVVAYKFAEVLEEAGLPAGVLNYIPGSGAEVGDYLVDHPRTRFISFTGSRDVGIRIYERAAKVHPGQIWLKRVIAEMGGKDAIVVDKEADLELAAQSIVASAFGFSGQKCSACSRAIVVEDVYDQVLNRVVELTKQLKVGDPAEQSTFMGPVIDQSAYNKIMEYIEIGKQEGRLMTGGEGDDSKGFFIQPTVFADLDPNARIMQEEIFGPVVAFAKAKDFDHALEIANNTEYGLTGAVISRNRANLEKAREEFHVGNLYFNRGCTGAIVGYQPFGGFNMSGTDSKAGGPDYLILHMQAKTVSEMF; encoded by the coding sequence ATGGTACAACCTTATAAACATGAACCGCTCACAGATTTTACGGTTGAAGCGAATCGAAAAGCGTTTGAAGAGGCGCTGAAAAAAGTCGAAGCGGAGCTTGGCCAAGACTATCCTCTCATTATTGGCGGTGAACGGGTTACAACCGACGAGAAAATCGTTTCGATTAACCCTGCGAATAAGACGGAAGTAATCGGCCGCGTGTCGAAAGCGAATAAAGAACTTGCCGAAAAAGCAATGAAAGTTGCCGATGAAGCGTTTAAATGGTGGAGCAAAACAAAACCAGAAGCGCGTGCTGACATTCTGTTCCGCGCCGCTGCGATTGTGCGCCGCCGCAAACATGAGTTTTCGGCATTGCTGGTAAAAGAGGCAGGAAAACCGTGGAAAGAAGCGGATGCGGATACGGCAGAAGCGATTGACTTTATGGAATATTACGCGCGGCAAATGCTGAAATTAAAAGACGGCATTCCAGTTGAAAGCCGCCCTGGTGAAACGAACCGGTTCTTCTACATTCCGCTTGGCGTCGGCGTCGTTATTTCGCCATGGAACTTCCCGTTTGCGATTATGGCAGGAACAACGGTTGCGGCGCTTGTGACAGGCAACACGGTTCTATTGAAGCCAGCGAGCGCAACACCTGTAGTTGCTTACAAATTCGCGGAAGTGTTAGAAGAAGCTGGCCTTCCGGCGGGAGTATTAAACTACATTCCGGGAAGCGGTGCGGAAGTAGGGGACTACCTCGTTGACCACCCACGCACCCGTTTTATCAGCTTCACTGGTTCGCGCGATGTCGGCATCCGCATTTATGAACGCGCGGCGAAAGTGCATCCAGGCCAAATCTGGCTCAAGCGCGTTATTGCCGAGATGGGCGGGAAAGACGCCATTGTTGTCGACAAAGAAGCGGACTTAGAATTAGCAGCACAATCGATCGTCGCATCGGCGTTCGGTTTCTCTGGGCAAAAATGCTCGGCATGCTCGCGCGCGATTGTCGTCGAAGATGTGTATGATCAAGTATTAAACCGCGTTGTTGAGCTGACAAAACAATTAAAAGTTGGCGATCCGGCAGAACAAAGCACATTTATGGGCCCGGTCATTGACCAATCGGCATACAACAAAATTATGGAATATATCGAAATCGGCAAACAAGAAGGCCGTCTCATGACCGGAGGCGAAGGAGACGACTCCAAAGGCTTCTTCATTCAGCCGACCGTATTTGCTGATCTTGACCCGAACGCTCGCATCATGCAAGAAGAAATCTTCGGACCGGTTGTGGCGTTTGCGAAAGCAAAAGATTTCGATCATGCGCTCGAAATCGCCAACAACACGGAATATGGCTTAACCGGCGCCGTCATCTCCCGCAACCGCGCCAACCTCGAAAAAGCGCGGGAAGAATTCCATGTTGGCAATCTTTACTTCAACCGCGGCTGCACGGGCGCGATCGTCGGCTATCAGCCATTCGGCGGCTTCAACATGTCCGGCACCGACTCGAAAGCGGGCGGCCCTGACTACTTAATTCTTCATATGCAAGCAAAAACGGTATCGGAAATGTTCTAA
- a CDS encoding YerC/YecD family TrpR-related protein gives MQIDKLRGREVDQLFKAILSLRDLEECYRFFDDLCTVNEIQSLAQRLEVARMLREGYTYHKIETETGASTATISRVKRCLNYGNDAYAMALDRIKEESKQPSEEAHNA, from the coding sequence ATGCAAATCGATAAATTGCGTGGCAGAGAAGTGGATCAGCTGTTTAAAGCGATTCTTTCTTTGCGCGATTTAGAGGAGTGCTACCGCTTTTTTGACGACTTATGCACGGTCAACGAAATTCAGTCGTTAGCGCAGCGTCTCGAAGTAGCACGCATGCTTCGCGAAGGCTATACGTACCATAAAATCGAAACGGAAACAGGAGCGAGCACCGCGACGATTTCACGTGTGAAACGTTGTTTAAACTATGGAAACGACGCTTATGCGATGGCGTTAGACCGTATTAAAGAAGAATCAAAGCAACCTTCCGAAGAAGCCCATAACGCATAA
- a CDS encoding DUF3048 domain-containing protein, translating into MGGCVHEEKQQASQPKPAPVETPKQQDSSKQQVFPLTGLPAEGSVNHRVIAVMVNNHPKARPQSGLQKADIVYEVLAEGDVTRLLALYQSEFPEKVGPVRSARDYYIKLSNGYHALYVCHGWSPEAKAMLEAGAADYLNGLFYDGTLFRRASFRKAPHNSYITFANIEKGAIQNGYALQDDVKPLPFRQDAATGEKAGTITITYSRHSYAQVQYKYVPNQKSYYRYSAGEQTVDYDTHDPIVMQNIMVIAAKHQVIDAAGRRSIDLDSGGDGYLFQNGVVQKIQWKNIDGRILPFRNGNPIGFVPGKTWINVVPDLNIVKW; encoded by the coding sequence ATGGGCGGCTGTGTGCATGAAGAAAAACAACAAGCCTCTCAGCCGAAGCCGGCACCCGTCGAAACACCAAAACAACAGGATAGTTCCAAACAGCAGGTGTTTCCGCTAACCGGGCTGCCAGCAGAAGGGTCGGTGAATCATCGCGTTATTGCGGTAATGGTAAATAATCATCCAAAAGCGCGGCCGCAGTCAGGACTGCAAAAAGCGGATATCGTTTATGAAGTGCTGGCAGAAGGGGATGTTACACGGCTTTTAGCGTTGTATCAAAGCGAATTTCCAGAAAAAGTCGGTCCAGTACGCAGCGCCCGCGACTATTATATTAAGTTGAGCAATGGTTATCATGCGCTTTATGTTTGCCATGGCTGGAGTCCGGAGGCAAAAGCGATGCTGGAAGCAGGGGCGGCCGATTATTTAAATGGTTTGTTTTATGACGGAACGTTGTTTCGGCGCGCTTCGTTCCGCAAAGCGCCGCATAATTCCTATATTACATTTGCCAATATTGAAAAAGGGGCAATCCAAAACGGCTATGCGCTGCAAGACGATGTCAAGCCGCTTCCATTTCGCCAGGATGCCGCAACAGGGGAAAAGGCGGGAACCATTACTATTACGTATTCACGTCACAGCTATGCGCAAGTGCAGTACAAGTATGTCCCAAATCAAAAAAGCTATTATCGCTATAGCGCGGGAGAACAGACGGTCGATTATGATACACATGACCCGATCGTCATGCAAAATATCATGGTCATTGCCGCCAAACACCAGGTGATTGATGCGGCGGGGCGGCGCAGCATTGACCTCGATTCTGGGGGAGACGGATATTTATTCCAAAACGGCGTGGTACAAAAAATACAATGGAAAAATATCGACGGCCGCATTTTGCCGTTTCGCAATGGGAACCCGATTGGCTTTGTACCGGGAAAAACATGGATCAATGTCGTTCCTGATTTAAATATAGTAAAGTGGTAA
- the pcrA gene encoding DNA helicase PcrA, translated as MNFLSEKLLANLNKEQQAAVKTTEGPLLIMAGAGSGKTRVLTHRIAYLMAEKHVAPWNILAITFTNKAAREMKERVQALLGGAAEEVWISTFHSMCVRILRRDIDRIGINRNFSILDTTDQLSVIKNILKEKNIDPKKFEPRAILGTISSAKNELLTPEKFAKRASSYYEKIVSDVYDEYQQRLLRNHSLDFDDLIMTTIQLFERVPEVLEYYQYKFQYIHIDEYQDTNRAQYTLVKMLAARFQNICVVGDADQSIYRWRGADIQNILSFERDYPNAKVILLEQNYRSTKRILQAANEVIENNINRKPKRLWTENPEGQKIVYYEAMNEADEAQFVAGKIKEYVDSGKRRYSDFAILYRTNAQSRIIEEVFLKSNIPYQIVGGLKFYDRKEIKDILAYLRVIANPNDDISLLRIINVPKRGIGASSLDKIVSYASENGLSVFEALGELEHIGLSARIAASLLEFRRQLEQWAQLQEYVSVTELVEEVLDKSGYREMLKAENTLEAQSRLENIDEFLSVTKHFENVSEDKSLIAFLTDLALISDIDQLNETNGNSEDSVVLMTLHSAKGLEFPVVFLIGMEEGIFPHNRSLDDEDEMEEERRLAYVGITRAEEELFLTSAQMRTLFGNIHMNPVSRFIGEIPEELIESVNRRTLYAAASSAKQTGFRTATASGSAGGGATVWKVGDKADHKKWGIGTVVSVRGEGEDQELDIAFPSPIGIKRLLAKFAPITKV; from the coding sequence GTGAATTTTTTGTCGGAAAAATTACTGGCTAATTTAAATAAGGAGCAGCAAGCCGCTGTGAAAACGACGGAAGGGCCGCTTCTCATTATGGCAGGGGCGGGAAGCGGCAAAACGCGTGTATTAACACACCGCATTGCCTATTTAATGGCAGAAAAGCATGTGGCTCCATGGAATATTTTAGCGATTACGTTTACGAATAAAGCGGCGCGGGAGATGAAAGAACGCGTGCAGGCGCTGTTAGGCGGCGCGGCGGAAGAGGTGTGGATTTCCACGTTCCATTCGATGTGCGTTCGCATTTTACGCCGCGATATTGACCGCATCGGCATCAACCGCAATTTTTCCATTCTCGATACGACCGATCAACTCTCGGTGATTAAAAATATTTTAAAAGAAAAAAATATCGATCCAAAAAAGTTTGAGCCGCGCGCGATACTCGGCACGATCAGCAGCGCGAAAAACGAGCTGCTGACTCCAGAGAAATTTGCCAAACGGGCAAGCAGCTATTATGAAAAAATCGTCAGTGATGTGTATGACGAATATCAACAGCGCCTTTTGCGCAACCATTCGCTCGATTTTGACGACTTAATTATGACGACGATTCAGCTGTTTGAACGTGTGCCGGAAGTATTGGAGTACTATCAATATAAATTTCAATATATCCACATTGATGAGTACCAAGACACTAACCGTGCGCAGTATACGCTTGTCAAAATGCTGGCGGCGCGCTTTCAAAATATATGTGTTGTCGGCGATGCGGATCAATCGATTTACCGCTGGCGCGGCGCGGACATTCAAAACATCTTATCGTTTGAACGAGATTATCCGAACGCAAAAGTGATTTTGCTCGAGCAAAACTATCGCTCCACAAAACGGATTTTGCAAGCGGCAAACGAAGTCATCGAAAACAATATCAACCGGAAACCGAAAAGGCTGTGGACGGAAAATCCGGAAGGTCAAAAAATCGTATATTACGAAGCGATGAACGAAGCGGATGAAGCGCAGTTTGTCGCCGGTAAAATAAAAGAATATGTTGACAGCGGAAAACGCCGTTATTCTGATTTTGCCATTTTATATCGCACAAACGCCCAGTCACGGATCATAGAAGAAGTATTCCTCAAGTCCAATATTCCGTATCAAATTGTCGGCGGTTTGAAGTTCTACGACCGCAAAGAAATTAAAGATATTTTGGCTTATTTGCGCGTGATTGCCAATCCGAATGACGACATTAGCCTGCTTCGCATCATTAATGTGCCAAAGCGCGGCATTGGTGCTTCTTCGCTTGATAAAATCGTAAGCTATGCTTCCGAAAACGGATTATCGGTATTTGAAGCGCTCGGCGAACTGGAGCATATTGGGCTCTCTGCCCGGATTGCCGCTTCCTTGCTGGAATTTCGCCGCCAGCTCGAACAATGGGCACAGCTGCAGGAATACGTTTCCGTTACCGAGCTGGTCGAAGAAGTGCTGGACAAGTCCGGCTACCGCGAGATGCTGAAGGCGGAAAATACGCTGGAAGCGCAAAGCCGCTTGGAAAACATCGACGAGTTTTTATCGGTCACCAAGCATTTTGAAAATGTGAGTGAAGACAAATCGCTTATTGCGTTTTTAACGGATTTGGCGTTAATTTCTGACATTGATCAGCTGAATGAGACGAATGGCAATAGCGAAGATTCGGTCGTGCTAATGACGCTTCATTCCGCAAAAGGCTTGGAGTTCCCGGTTGTCTTTCTGATCGGAATGGAAGAAGGAATTTTTCCGCATAACCGTTCGCTTGACGATGAGGACGAGATGGAAGAGGAACGCCGTCTCGCGTATGTCGGCATTACCCGCGCGGAAGAAGAGTTGTTTTTAACAAGCGCGCAAATGCGCACATTGTTTGGAAATATCCATATGAATCCGGTATCGCGTTTTATTGGTGAAATTCCGGAAGAATTAATCGAATCGGTCAATCGCCGGACATTGTATGCCGCTGCTTCTTCGGCCAAACAAACCGGCTTCCGTACGGCGACGGCGTCAGGATCGGCTGGCGGCGGGGCGACGGTGTGGAAGGTTGGCGATAAAGCAGACCATAAAAAATGGGGAATCGGCACCGTGGTCAGCGTGCGCGGGGAAGGGGAAGACCAAGAATTGGACATTGCTTTCCCAAGCCCGATTGGCATTAAACGGCTGCTTGCCAAATTCGCTCCGATTACAAAAGTGTAA
- the ligA gene encoding NAD-dependent DNA ligase LigA, whose translation MDRQAAQTRIEELRELLNKYNYEYYVLDRPSVPDAEYDRLMQELIALEEQYPEFKTKDSPSQRVGGQPLDAFQKVEHRIPMLSLANAFNEGDLRDFDRRVRQEVGDDVTYVCELKIDGLAVSVRYEDGYFVQGATRGDGVTGEDITENLKTIRSLPLRLKEAVTLEARGEAYMPKASFERLNEQRKQRGEELFANPRNAAAGSLRQLDPKIAASRHLDLFVYGLANAEELGIDSHSAALDYLQAIGFKVNPERRRCANIDEVIRFVNEWHEKRPQLPYEIDGIVIKVDSFEQQEQLGATAKSPRWAIAYKFPAEEVVTKLIGIELNVGRTGVVTPTAILEPVRVAGTTVQRATLHNEDFIREKDIRIGDSVVIKKAGDIIPEVVNVVFDRRTGEEVPFVMPTHCPECGSELVRLEGEVALRCINPKCPAQIREGLIHFVSRQAMNIEGLGEKVISQLFREGLIHDVADIYRLTKEQLINLERMGEKSATNLLNAIEASKQNSLERLLFGLGIRHVGAKAAKVLAEHFETMDRLQSATKEELMAIHEIGEKMADSIVTYFAKPEVKELLNELRAYGVNMEYKGPKTPKAGDVDSYFAGKTVVLTGKLESLSRNEAKEKIEQLGGKVTGSVSKNTDLVIAGADAGSKLAKAEQLNIEIWDETRFLQEIERNK comes from the coding sequence ATGGACCGACAAGCTGCGCAAACGCGCATAGAAGAGCTGCGCGAACTATTAAATAAATACAATTATGAGTACTATGTCCTTGACCGTCCGTCCGTGCCTGACGCGGAATATGACCGGCTTATGCAAGAGCTGATCGCGCTCGAAGAACAATATCCGGAATTCAAAACGAAAGATTCTCCTTCGCAGCGGGTCGGCGGCCAACCGCTAGATGCGTTTCAAAAAGTGGAGCACCGCATTCCGATGCTAAGTCTCGCCAATGCGTTTAACGAAGGCGATTTACGCGACTTCGATCGCCGCGTGCGCCAGGAAGTCGGCGATGATGTCACCTATGTGTGCGAGTTGAAAATCGACGGGCTCGCCGTTTCTGTCCGCTACGAAGACGGCTATTTCGTCCAAGGGGCGACGCGCGGCGACGGGGTGACCGGCGAGGATATTACGGAAAACTTAAAAACGATCCGCTCTTTGCCGCTTCGCCTGAAGGAAGCCGTGACGCTTGAAGCGCGCGGCGAAGCGTATATGCCGAAAGCGTCGTTTGAGCGGCTGAATGAACAGCGAAAGCAGCGCGGCGAGGAGCTGTTTGCCAATCCGCGCAATGCCGCGGCCGGATCACTGCGTCAGTTGGATCCAAAAATCGCAGCGTCCCGTCATCTCGATTTATTCGTCTATGGTCTTGCCAATGCCGAGGAACTAGGGATCGATTCGCACAGCGCCGCCCTTGATTATTTACAAGCGATCGGATTTAAAGTAAATCCAGAACGGCGGAGATGCGCCAATATCGATGAAGTCATTCGCTTTGTCAACGAATGGCATGAAAAACGCCCGCAACTCCCGTACGAAATCGATGGCATTGTCATTAAAGTCGATTCATTTGAACAGCAGGAACAGCTGGGCGCAACCGCAAAAAGCCCGCGCTGGGCGATCGCGTATAAATTTCCGGCTGAGGAAGTTGTCACGAAACTGATTGGCATTGAATTAAATGTCGGGCGCACGGGGGTTGTAACGCCGACCGCGATTTTAGAGCCGGTCCGTGTCGCAGGAACGACGGTGCAGCGCGCCACTCTTCATAACGAAGATTTCATTCGTGAAAAAGACATCCGCATCGGCGATTCGGTCGTGATTAAAAAAGCGGGCGATATTATTCCGGAAGTGGTCAACGTCGTGTTTGACCGGCGGACGGGAGAAGAGGTGCCGTTTGTCATGCCGACGCATTGCCCGGAGTGCGGCAGTGAATTAGTCCGGCTCGAAGGTGAAGTAGCGCTCCGCTGCATTAATCCGAAATGTCCGGCGCAAATCCGCGAGGGACTCATTCATTTTGTTTCGCGTCAGGCGATGAACATTGAAGGGCTTGGCGAAAAGGTCATCTCCCAGCTGTTCCGTGAAGGACTCATCCATGATGTTGCCGATATTTATCGTTTGACAAAAGAACAGTTAATTAACTTGGAACGGATGGGGGAAAAGTCGGCAACTAATTTGCTTAACGCCATTGAAGCGTCGAAACAAAATTCGTTAGAGCGCCTTCTGTTCGGCTTAGGCATTCGCCATGTCGGCGCCAAAGCGGCAAAAGTGCTGGCGGAACATTTTGAAACGATGGACCGCCTGCAAAGCGCAACAAAAGAAGAGTTGATGGCGATTCACGAAATCGGCGAGAAAATGGCTGATTCGATTGTTACGTATTTTGCAAAACCGGAAGTAAAAGAGTTGTTAAATGAACTGCGTGCTTATGGCGTCAACATGGAATACAAAGGTCCAAAAACGCCAAAGGCTGGTGATGTTGATTCTTACTTTGCCGGCAAAACGGTGGTGTTAACCGGGAAGCTTGAATCGTTGTCGCGCAACGAAGCAAAAGAAAAAATCGAGCAGCTTGGCGGCAAAGTCACCGGCAGCGTCAGCAAAAATACTGATTTGGTCATTGCTGGAGCGGATGCCGGTTCGAAACTGGCAAAAGCCGAGCAGCTAAATATCGAAATTTGGGATGAAACAAGATTTCTACAAGAAATTGAGCGAAATAAGTAG